One segment of Arcanobacterium haemolyticum DSM 20595 DNA contains the following:
- the trxA gene encoding thioredoxin, translated as MATVEITADNFKDHVNSGITVLDFWAEWCGPCRMFGPTFEAVSEQNPEVTFGKINTEEQTELAQAFQVMSIPTVMVFRDGIRLYEGAGALARDQLQALIQKAEELNMDDVRAQIEEASKDA; from the coding sequence ATGGCTACCGTAGAAATTACCGCGGATAACTTCAAAGATCACGTTAACTCAGGCATCACTGTGCTCGATTTCTGGGCAGAGTGGTGTGGACCATGCCGTATGTTTGGCCCAACGTTTGAAGCTGTTTCCGAACAGAATCCAGAAGTGACTTTCGGTAAGATCAACACCGAAGAACAAACTGAACTGGCTCAAGCTTTCCAAGTCATGTCCATCCCAACCGTCATGGTTTTCCGTGATGGCATCCGCCTCTACGAAGGTGCTGGCGCTCTTGCTCGCGATCAGCTCCAGGCCCTCATCCAGAAGGCTGAAGAACTCAACATGGATGACGTCCGTGCACAAATCGAAGAAGCCAGCAAAGACGCCTGA
- the nadD gene encoding nicotinate-nucleotide adenylyltransferase, with product MNNQEEASALRGAETQGNRSGRRIGIMGGTFDPIHHGHLVAASEVQHVFGLDEVVFVPAGDNPFKVGRHISLGEHRYLMTVIATASNPRFSVSRVDIDRGGKTYTVDTLRDIRKIYPDDELFFITGADVLPQILQWKDSQELWKLAHFVGVSRPGHELDMTGLPEGGVSLIEIPAMAISSTGVRERVTSGIPTWYLVPDGVVQYINKYHLYRPEEAHTTALAGIVSDYNA from the coding sequence ATGAATAATCAAGAAGAAGCATCTGCTCTACGTGGAGCAGAAACACAAGGAAACCGATCCGGGCGCCGGATCGGGATCATGGGAGGAACATTCGATCCTATCCATCATGGTCACCTTGTGGCAGCTTCTGAAGTTCAACACGTCTTTGGATTAGATGAAGTAGTGTTTGTTCCTGCAGGTGATAACCCATTTAAGGTGGGGCGTCATATTTCCCTGGGGGAGCACAGGTATCTCATGACTGTGATTGCTACAGCATCTAACCCACGCTTTTCAGTATCTCGTGTTGATATTGATCGAGGCGGTAAAACGTATACTGTTGATACGCTACGTGATATTCGAAAGATCTATCCGGATGATGAATTGTTTTTCATTACGGGGGCTGATGTTTTGCCACAGATTCTTCAGTGGAAGGATTCACAAGAGTTGTGGAAGCTTGCTCACTTTGTGGGAGTTAGCAGACCAGGGCATGAGCTAGATATGACTGGCTTACCTGAAGGTGGCGTTTCGTTAATTGAGATTCCTGCAATGGCAATATCGTCCACTGGTGTGAGAGAACGTGTGACGTCAGGTATTCCTACGTGGTATTTAGTTCCCGATGGCGTAGTTCAGTACATCAACAAGTATCATTTATATAGACCAGAAGAAGCTCATACCACTGCGTTGGCAGGGATCGTGAGCGATTACAATGCTTAA